A window of Candidatus Obscuribacterales bacterium genomic DNA:
GGGCAGCCTAGGCTCTGAGGGTGGCGACCAGTCGCTTTGGATGACTGAGTAAATCGAGGGCATCGAGGATGCTGGTGGAGACGATATCGGCGGAGATCAGCGTTTCTACTGCACCACCTTCGAGCTGTACTAGAGCGATGCCTAGGGCGGCAGCTTTGAGCATGGGGCCATCGTTGCGGCCATTGCCCATGGCGACCACCTGTTCTAAGCCTAGGTTGCTGACAAAGGCCAGCTTGGTTTCGGCCTGATTCTCTGGGGGGGCAATGGTCAGGTCAAGGGGTAGCCCAGCGAGTCCGGTTTTAGCCATCCCAAAGGTGTCGGCAGTTAGCACGTGGATATGTAGATTATGGGAGAGTTCGGTCAGTTTTTCGCCTACCTGGGGAATGAGATGGCCATCGTTGGCCAGGGTGCCGTTGTAGTCGAGCACCAGATGAGCTAACTGTAGGTGGCGAAAGCCGGGAATGTTGACCTCGATCATGGTCTTAGCAGAAGGTTTAGGGCTAGGGCAACAACGGTGATCACATAGATGTGGCGCAGCCAGCGGTTGGGCAAGCGCAGCACCACCCGCCCACCCAGAAACGCGCCTAAGAACATTGCCACCCCTAGCAGCAAGCCGAGGCCGAAATTGACCAGGCCCAGGGAGATGAAAATCAGGGTGGCGATCAGGGAAGAGAAGATATTGACTAGTTTGCTAGTGGCGATCGCTTCCACAAAGGTATGGCCAAAGCA
This region includes:
- a CDS encoding HAD hydrolase family protein, with the protein product MIEVNIPGFRHLQLAHLVLDYNGTLANDGHLIPQVGEKLTELSHNLHIHVLTADTFGMAKTGLAGLPLDLTIAPPENQAETKLAFVSNLGLEQVVAMGNGRNDGPMLKAAALGIALVQLEGGAVETLISADIVSTSILDALDLLSHPKRLVATLRA